The region TGTAAAATCAATCGTTGATGCACTTAACAGAGGTAAGAAGTTTGCTATTGTTGTTGTGGCTGAAGGGGTTGCATCAGCTAAAGAGATAGCTGATATACTTAATGAAAAACTTAAACCTTTTGATTTTGGTGGTGTAAGATACTCAGTTTTAGGCTACATACAGAGAGGTGGATCTCCCACTTCCTATGACAGAATAATGGCTTCCAGATTTGGTGTTTTTGCTGTTGAGGAGTTTATGAGAGGAAACAGAGATTTTATGGTTGCACTTGAAAATGGAAAGATACTTTCAAAACCTCTTGAAGTATCCTTTGGAAGAATAAAAAAGCCGGATCTTAAGGATTTTGAGCTTAACAACATACTGACAATCTAAGATAAAGGAATAAATTTTGAATATGAAGATAACAGATGTGAAGATATACCCTTTTGATACAGGTAGAATAGGCGGCAGGGTTAGGGCTGTTGCTGATATAACAATAGAAGACACATTCATTATAAAAGGTATAAAACTTGTAGAGTCTAAACATGGTGGCCTGTTTATAACATTTCCGAAAAAGATGAGCTCAAAAGGTGTTTACGTGGACATAATCCAGTCACTGGACAACGATTTTACGGAGCAGGTAAGAAGAGCTGTTGTTGATAAGTATAAAGAAATCATGGGAATAGAATAATCAAAAATCAACTATTAAAGATGTGAGAAATGTTGTGTCTGTTTTTTTGATATCAGGTGAGGGTGGTTTATTCTGGTAGGCGATCTTAAGACCAACACCAAGTGAAAGATTGCCGTTTATTTTTACTTCAAATGCTGTGTTAGAGTTTAAAAAGTAGACATCTGTTTTTTGAAGATCCGTCTCATACTTTAATTCCTGTTTAAATCTAAGATTTTCCTTTATATCCCATACATAATCTAGATTAAGCCCACCTGTAGGATAATCTTCAGAGCCTCCGGCTTTATACTGTTCAACAGCATAACCTAAAGATCCCATCCCTTTAAGCTTGTGTTTTTCTGTTTTGAATATGTCGTAACCAAGGCCTGCTGAAAGAACATTTCTGTAGTCATAACCTGAGAATTTATCCCTGTAGTAATCATCCTGTAAAAAGCCGAAAAATTTATTGAAAACAACCCTTTCCAGTCTTCCTGAAAGGTTCAGCTTGTTTGTGTTTTCCCTTTTATCAGCTTTTCCATAAAGAAACTCACCTTTAAGCTTAACCCTTGTACCGTTATAATCCCTGTTACCCTCTATTTTTGAGGCAAATGTTTCTGTTTCGGAATTCCCTGATGTTTTTACATATGAAAGCTCAGCATGAACTTTCCATCTGTTCTCTGTTTCTTTTGCATAAACAAGAGATGAAAAAGCACAGATTACCAGAATAAGTTTTAGATATTTTTTCATAAAAACCCTCCCCTTTTGTTAACAATAGTAATATTAATTATTTATTAAGTCAATAATTATGGGTATAGCTGTTCTCCTGTCTCAGGATCGTATATGAATATAGCTTTGACTGGACATGCCTCTGCTGATCTGAATATCTCTTCCTCTTCCTCAGGTGTAAGATCAAGTATTACTTCCTGTCTTTTAACATGCTGGGCTTTCTCCATAACTTCTTCTTTTGGTTTTCCTGGTTCAAGAACTACAGCTTTATGTCTTTTATCAAGTTCAATATACTTTGTCTCTTCAGCACAGGGACCTATCCCTTCACATATTGTTCTATCAACTACTATTTTTAGTTTTCCCATTATATCCTCCGCAATAATTTTTTATTTATAACAACGGCAATTATAATTATATTACCTAAACAAAACAAGGATATAAGTCATGAAAGATTTTTCTTTATCAATCCTTTCAGGTCTTTTTATTGCACTCTCTTTCCCTGATTACTTTATACCCTTTGTGTATATAGCTGGTTTTTTCTTTATCTTTAAAAATTTAGAGAGGGAGAACTTAAGATCAAACCTGATTTTTTCATTTATCACAGGACTTTCCTTTTCTGTCTTCTCATTTTACTGGATAGTTTTTGCTTTAACATACTACGGGGATGTCTCAACATTGTCCGGTGTTTTACTCTTTTCGCTTTTTTCAGTAGCTTTCAGTGTTATACAGTTTGTAGCTTTTGTTGTGGTCATGTTTTTTCTCAAAATAAGATACAGACATAGATTTATCTTTCTTGCACCTTTTGTATGGATATTCTTTGAGTTTTTAAGAGAGTTCTTTCCCTTTGGTGGATTTCCGTGGAATCTGATGGGTTATACACTCTCATACATAAATCCTGTTGCACAGTTGTCCTCTGTTTTTGGAGTATATGGACTTTCTTTTCTCTCTGTGACTGGAGCTGTTGCTGTTTATTACTTTCTTTCTTACAGAAATAAAAACTCCC is a window of Persephonella marina EX-H1 DNA encoding:
- a CDS encoding ferredoxin, with the translated sequence MGKLKIVVDRTICEGIGPCAEETKYIELDKRHKAVVLEPGKPKEEVMEKAQHVKRQEVILDLTPEEEEEIFRSAEACPVKAIFIYDPETGEQLYP
- a CDS encoding DUF481 domain-containing protein, with translation MKKYLKLILVICAFSSLVYAKETENRWKVHAELSYVKTSGNSETETFASKIEGNRDYNGTRVKLKGEFLYGKADKRENTNKLNLSGRLERVVFNKFFGFLQDDYYRDKFSGYDYRNVLSAGLGYDIFKTEKHKLKGMGSLGYAVEQYKAGGSEDYPTGGLNLDYVWDIKENLRFKQELKYETDLQKTDVYFLNSNTAFEVKINGNLSLGVGLKIAYQNKPPSPDIKKTDTTFLTSLIVDF
- a CDS encoding SpoVG family protein, yielding MKITDVKIYPFDTGRIGGRVRAVADITIEDTFIIKGIKLVESKHGGLFITFPKKMSSKGVYVDIIQSLDNDFTEQVRRAVVDKYKEIMGIE